The Primulina tabacum isolate GXHZ01 chromosome 10, ASM2559414v2, whole genome shotgun sequence region gtgtttcatgtgtcgatgttgcggaagtatgagccgtatccttcacatgtgttggATATTTCTGAGGTTCAGTTAGATCCCGATGTGTCTTATTTTGAGAGAccagtttgtattttggatcgaACTGAACGGAAGCTTCGTGGTAAGCTTATACCGATGGTGAAGGTTCAGTGGGAGCATAGAGGTGTTGAAGTGgacacttgggagacagagcggcatatgagggagctctatccctacttattctgatggtatgacgtatctttatttatgtatgttattactgttgttgattaatttcggggtcgaaattcatttaagggggtagaaatgtaatgcctgaagtaaatatcacaatttgttgatttagtaatgtgatattactaaataattaatgatttttaaagagcgaagtatgacatattttgatcatatgaagtccaaatgatttaaaatttggatataacgtagaaaactcaaagatgtagaagtttcatgttttgagttttgaaaaatttgatcgtttaaCTAATCCAATTGGATATacggtgttaaaatgttaaatattatatatattattttattaatataatattattattttattttattaatataatataatattttattattaatataatataatataatataatatttatgaaaaaaagataaatttaaaaatcttttaacGGTGCCATCATATTTCAATTGACAGTACCATAACAGAGgagagaagaagaaatagaatagggttttgaattttctttttgatcgtgcgacttatcggttaattcaatcgacgaaccgacttcagttatgggatcgttgacacgagttCTTCAAtttgagataaaaaaattttattttttgtgatgtttgaaatttgtcgatttttggaataaatctaataaattgttaaatcatactgaaatagaagattgttgagtagtgtgtgattttaacgaagaagagaagattatagtgatgttattttgaattattcccaatttattataattagagatttttaatcgttagattgagattggagagttgtttgtcagttgttattaattctgattatatattcggagtcttcGAATTATAGGCTACaagttgatataaagttttcgtaatttgacagatgctgtaaaatagcctattacttgaagttaattaattagggtgtatttgatggtagtattgtgaattaaatacaccaaaatattaaattgttgaacaatacgaatttataatatagttttatattttgttgaattaattattgttgggctatttgatgttatatattgagactgttatgattgtgttgatacggtgacaatgatctaataattgttgttgaattatttagatacagcataagcctcgggatcaaagaaatagccagattttatatatactcgattatcaggtacgtgttgacgtacgagcatatgttgttattgtttagtattgatgaatactattgcgttgaacgatgataaatcactgtaattgggtgatttgatattatgtttgctgttgtttattattgttgatgttgttggctgtcgttgttgggagacgtcacgttgatgttgttcgttcaacgatattgctgtcgccagagttggggtgcgacgtatcgtggatgttattcgttcgacgatattgctgtcgccggtgttggggtgcgacgtatcgtcgatgttgttgttcgttcgacgatattgttgtcgccggagttagggtgcgacgtatcgtcgatgtttttgttgcagtgtgatgttgttgaggttgttgatggcAGATTATACAGAAACGGCAAAGGAGGTATTTCTGTTATGATTtaagttatattttatgttgttaatataactgttatgtattacgatgatgattgttgtgtatgctcaccctttgggggCTATTTCTGTTTGACAGGTTGCAGGACTATGCTGTGAGACATAATAGAGgagaaggactaggtgtgtctagtcaaacagtcctgcAGTtaatagtagatagagacagtatagTTTATCGTCTTAGTTGagttgtgtgtatgtatttattatattttttctgCTGCACTTATGTAGATAGTGtgatgattgcactattttgtagTATATGCATTATAATATTACGTcgttaaaatgaaaatttttatacATATGACGTCACATATTGTatgtggcgaggtttggggcgccacaatGGCTTGGCTATTtgaactgaaaaataaaatgagAGTAGAGAGCACACATGTTTTTTTCTGAATATTCGGAGAACTCAAGCTCttactgttagagtagatgccctgcaagccaacggttggctacggaatttattgactcaattgaaataaacaatcttattttaatataatttaactttttatggtcttgttatactttatctgtatacccatgcaaacagcatagataaagtccttgattatgttttaatacaaatgaattgtatttcgatgttgaaactcattcgtaatcactgcatattctaaattcgttcctagtcaattcagccgcataaaacagggataaaggtcgcttgagctcgagactagcatctgtgatgttgtgtactgcgtttcttggtaagggcataaagatgtccaaacatgcagatgggtagtcatatgatgattgtaccgaacaaccctccctcggactttccaagtggttatcattcatcgagaggataagtctgtggttatgattgtacaccattagtccttacgacccgggccaacactgaggctctatatgctagggctgtgctttgactcgtttaccggctccagaagagtcatcaggtggcgaggttgggtacagttgcgacacatataggagccagtgcattgtagtcggggattcaccgctcacctacgggtgtggatatcctgtgtgatctgatgaaataatagtgcatggaatctctggccagagtatgagatgtacgttagagaagaagttctcaaatagtacacgcgatgccactattatagttatcacatagttatcgaattattatgcaaccctcgatgaaccaatggttgcagattcgatcgggatatatgagatgaagggaccgtactgtacgttaatcatattcgactggttcttgcaggcactattagtgatacctaggggatcatggggcgatgctactagacgctcttaccatgatccgatgggtgctatcagaaatgagttctgacattcttgatcaaggtgttgatgaaaagaatggggctaactagggtaagcctgaataaaaataaatgttattctgaatcacaaagagttgtgaacccacggctaactagtatccctgaaccattgggggtcacacaagtactggattattttgtccccgttgagagaataaattcaaggagttgaatttatattatgatataataaattcaaggagttgaatttatgataattaaattttgagaaaataaattcaaggagttgaatttatgagatagtaaattcaagaatttgaatttatgaaatttggagagaataaattcaaggagttgaatttataaaatttgagaatttaatttattaaactcaaaagttgagtttattaaatattaaattttggatgtgataaattcaaggagttgaatttataatttaaatattaaattcaaatgttgaatttataatggatttaattaattaattaaactagttggactagcccaattaattaatcaagctcattaatgttaattataattattaggtCATGGCTTGATTATAAAAAGGAGTAAGTAAGCCATAACTCTAGCCTCCAAGAGACCACAATTTCTTTCCAAAATGTTTCGGTGATTTGAAAGAGAATAAGATTTGGGATGCAAATattttagaatctttaattgacttaattaatgagattaattaagtaaattaaggattagaaataaatataagaATTTGATCCTAATTTGACAACCACAAGGCATCCGAAATTTCTTTCTGAAAAATTGCTTTTCGGctcttcaaattttcgaaatagtGCTCTCGAAAATTCCTTCAAAAAGCAAGAAAAATTTGGCTTTGAAAATTGAGTCGAATTTTTCGTgttatatctctacgcaaaagtttttctaaatttctagtgcaatttagaagagcaACAAATATTCCAGTCATGGACCGGATCAGAAGACCGAAGAATGTTCGTAgcgatttacaacaagagctatatccgctaataccggagtagttggagccacgtgatctaattcacaaaggtataattttctaaacatcctatgaatgttttgttaaaatcatacgagcgcccaaagcaaaacatattttgattgtcaaaataaaataaaatttttaaaacttccgctgcgtttgggcgtgtagaaaatcGAGATTTAACACCTACATCACTCATTCTTTCTTTTGGAAGGCTCACGCTAGAAGGCTTTGGATAGTATAAGTAATTTACAAAATCCTAGTTCATTTTGGACATAAATACTACCAAACTGAAACTTCTAGTATACCTCCACTAAATGAATAACAATATACAGACTACTATTAAATACAATGAATTATAATACATCGATATCCTAGCACTTAATGATCCTCGATGATCATAttcaattttttgtaaaattttctcGACTAATTGTGTTTAGTTCAGATACTTGAAAGTCTGAATGCTTGAATCTCTGTAAAAGTCATAGAACTTTACTAAACTGAATTCATTCTCTGTTTATAGACTCTGAATCCAACTGTCTTGAGATTCAAAAAAATccgttcaaaaaaaaaagtatatgTTGGCTTGTCTTTTGTCAACATTCTCTGATAATCGTACACTATTGCGGCCAGTTTTGTATAGTTTACAAAAAACTAACAACAACAAATAAGCTTGACTACAAGATAATGAGTAAGTGTAATAAGGTGCACAAAGATTGATGAACCTCTCGATGATCATATAAATAGTTGTTTAGCGTGTTTAAGCATTTTGAAGATGACTCTTTCCGAAAGACCGcaaatttttgagaaaatttaGAGTATGCAAAAATAATCGACTAAACCAATCTAATATGGAAATTTTATTTAgttaatttgaaatttggatattctatttttttttttaccaaagaACTTGTACTTTTATTCGTATCGACAAATGTACTTGATTACAAGCTCTACTAACCAAATAGGAAAATCATCAGTCTTCCACACAAAAGATGAAGGGGAATAAATAGCAAAAAAAGCGAGCGAGTGCACAACGTCATTCGTCGTGCGCATAATATGTTCTAGATTTAAATGGCCTTGAGCTGTCAGGATATTTCTGATGTTTGTAGCAATAGCTCCAATATAACCATAATCTTCCTTTGAGCAAGTGAATGCTTGCATTGCCAACAGAGCGTTGGTGTATCCTTAAATTTTGATTATCTATTAACTGAATCCCTTCATCAATGGAATGAGTTCTACAGCTCCAATGTAACCATAATCTTCCTTCGGTTTATTGAAAATATTGCACAATTCGATTTAGTTAGCAACCAAATCGACCAAAAAGCTTTTTGGATTTGCACATATTGATATTATACAAATACAGATACAATTATTATATTATGAAATAGCGcacataaaatttattatatcgATAATAAATCCCCGTTTTGTTGTCTTAAACGCGGGAGCAGCTTTTTCCATGGGCCAAAAGGGAAGAACTGAACTGAAGCTGTGAAGAAACCAAATCAAACACCAGCAAATTCTCCTCCAACTGATGAGTTCCTATAACGATCGAAGTCGTCGGCCACGCAGTTGCAGGCTTTGGCCTTGGCGCGGCTTCCACAAATCCAAGGCACGATGTTCTCCGATCGATTTCAACGATGGAATTTGCTCCATTGATCCTCCAGTACACATCAATTCCAGGCAAAACCAGGTCGATTTGCGGCACCGCAGGCCCTGCTGCTGTCTTAGAAATCGAGCTCGAGCTGAAACATGCCCTGAACGGCGCCACAGCAGCCACGCTTTTTATCTTCATGTCCGAGGCCGCTTTGACGAAAGCACGCGTAAGGGGTTTGTAAATGGACGTATGAAGAGACGTGTAGTTTTGAATTGTGCTGATTTTAGTGCCACCGTTTCCATCTTTGTCAAAAGTGAAGTAAGAATCCTTTACGGACAGGGTCTCTCCATTGACCCTAATGGATTTCACGCCGATAAAATACTCTACCGCTGCATCACCCACCGCGTGAACCGGCGACGTGCTCTTGGGGTTTATGATCAGAGGCGTGGACTTGAGCAAAGGGGATATGTCGGGTTTACTCGACGAGGAAACGTCCCCTATGGACAACTTACCCAATCCCGACGAAGGGAGGCAAAGTGAGAACTTATCAGGCAAATTCAGCTTCCCTGTCACCTGTTTATGCAAAGAAATTTGGGTCCTGGCGAGGCCTAACATGCCAGTGGTGCCACTCGCCAGGCCTTGCAAGTAATCATTGCTCGAACAAGAGAAGATGAATTGGGGCACTTGTACATTTTCCTTAGCATACAATGTGTCCTCATAGTATCCCTCGCCGGAGAGGAATTCTTCGAATGGATTGAAATTGGTGGAGCCACAGGTGTTGTTGGTGCAGCCGGGGCGCGGGTCTGAACGATGACACTCGACTATGCATCCCTGCCCCTTGGCCAGCTCGCATTTGCTCGAGTCACAAGGGATTGGGGAATACGAGTTCGAGGTGTAATTGTCGCACCCGAACCACAAGAACTCGGCGCCTAGGTCGATGACCGTGTTTATATTGGTCCGGTTACTGCCCATTTGGAAGGTGGTGTAGTGTTGCAGCGTTTTCGGGTCCTTCCGAACGGGAAGGTATAGACCATTTTGAGCATTCGCCGAAGAAACGAGAATGGCGAGCAAGACAAGAAACGAATAATGGAGAGAACCCATTGTAATTGCAAAGTTGGATTAATGTTTTTTGGATGAGAAGTGATATCGTGGGATGGAGAATTTATAGAGCTTTGAGAATGTAACAACAGATCATCTTTCCGAGAGAAGGTCAAAGTTGAGGGGTCGCAAGTGGCTGCTTCACAAAAAATACTTGCTGgcttttttctcttttttttttccccagGTATCGAAATCTAAGTATCTTGCAAATCATGGAATTTCAATTTACACttcattttatattatttatattttattttatatataaaatttattcacAAATAAAGTGCAACTAACAAAAAAAAcacaatttaaaatttaataataatatcgaTTTTTTATGGATATTAATCACATatgtaatataaatattttataacatgttatcaaaaatatttaaaatatttagtcaaTATTAGGGGTGGatacggtacggtataccgtaccgaactacggtaccgtataccgtaccgaaaatatcggtatgaaatttttccataccgataccgataccgaaaattcggtataccgcatgtgcggtataccgaattttcggtatgaaaaaaattcatacCGGTACTGTACCGACACCGAAAACTttatcggtataccgaaaaaattgtcgtataccgaaattttcggtataccgattttttcggtaagttcgatattttttcggtacggtttttcggtatttcggtatttttttccACCCCTAGTCAATATTTAATCATCTAATAATGATAAGAGTtttgatttttggaaaaatattaatttatgttttaaatttttgatagataaaataatatatgatttctaaatatattttttctatttttctttgagtagatctcttgtggacggtctcacgaatctttatctgtaagacgggtcaatcatatcgatattcacaataaaaataatactcttagctttaaaagtaatatttttcatagataacccaataagagatctgtctcacaaaagacgactcgtgagatcgtctcacacaaatttttgtcatttcTAATTTGTAACAATTTACTCCGTAAAAATATCTAATacgaagataaaaaaaaattgaaatcaaaAAATTGTTATCATCGTTGAGTGATCtcaaataacataaacattttatataataaatttctataataatatttaaatattgaatttaaGATAAAGTATACGAGGCAAATCAATATTTATTAATGGTCGTCCATCCACCAAGGTCAGACACAGTTAATAACCTTTCCACGTGGGTTCACAATATCCATTCGTCCAATcgtctttgtttttttttaagccTCCAATCGTCATTTCGAGTGTATGAATTTTTGTTTCTAAAATTTAGTTAATTCATTTATATGTACTCttactaaaaattaaataatgtaTGGAATATTCTTGGTTTTAAACTTTTATTAATATCCCAATGAAACGTTCATTAAATAGGAATTTAAcgaacaaaaaaatttatggcAACATATATAATAACATTTTATTGAATTATATAATCGCTTCTCATCTAATTTGAGGATTTCTTAAAAAGTGAGGATAAAAAAGGTGAGATCCATAGAATAGAAAAAGTCTCTCTGTCGAAAATAACGTAGAGAAAATTTTAGATTTCGAAATCTTTTGTATTTTCGGAGTGCATACATATTGTCGTCGATAAGAAGAATTGTACTTGGAGACTATGATTTCTAATGTTggatttataatttatgaaattgtataATTACGTCTGCTggtgttgattttgatgaaaataattACTTTTATAGCTGAATCGTTTCTAAGAAGACTCACTTATTTCCAATAGATTTAAATTGACATCTATTTCCCCCCTCATATCCCACGTAACATTAGTTTTCTTATAAGATACACCGTTCACGAGTCGATATCATCATCGTTTTCATTTCCTCATCAAACTAATGTGTAAATTAATGAATACAAATATTCTACATCCATTTATCTACactatatattaatatattaagcCACAAATTGTTAATATATGTTTGGAGTTTAATTATTTACTTAAAGGTATTTTagctattttatatatattgatgtagccctaatattaattttatatattggtAGCTTGTATTGAGATTGCTATCTAAAGAGTGACAAGAAAATagttattttttgttttcttgatttcatatAGTGAAAATTTACAGGGGTGACAAGTTGATGTTGCTCTCACGTCGAGAGCAAACCAATATAAATCTTATGTGTTATCGTATTGATCTTTTGTCATCTTTTATCACTTTTGGTAATCAAAATTTGAGACCATAAATCCtaacaattgatatcagaatcATGGTCTAAATCAAGTTATGTAGCTGAAATCCTCAGATACTTAAACGAATGAGACGATGACTCCCAATAAATCTGTGATGAACTCTCGAGGTGGGTGGTGCTCAAAAGTCTCACGTAAGATGTGCATAAGATAAAACTCCTTCCTACCAATACTTGTCCCAAAGTACTCAAAACACACAGCGACTCCTTCATTCCTTCTTGTTTTCTCTTGCTTTCTCATTTTACGTGATAAAGTTCGGATACTTTTTTCAGTTAGTCGATGTAGTATCTTTGTGCTATGTTACTGCGGGTTTAGCCGTTGTATCCTAGGAAACAGTTGTTTGTCTTGATCCTCTAAGCACCACCAGAGGGGACAATTACGTTTTAATAAAATTGCACTTGTTGCATCTTTCGGTTTTGTTTACAGTTTTCTTACTAATTTACATACATCATATTTATACTTTCAATAACATGTTGCTTTCGATCAATATTATGCACCTATACTCTACCATTTTCGTTTATTTCTCTTTAACTGCGGTATTCATATTTAGGATTTAAGCATTTTGGCTAACAGGAACATGCCCTAAACGGCTCCACAGCTGCCACGCTTTTGATCTTCATGTTCGAGGCAGCTTTTACGAAAGCATGCATAAAGGTCTTGTAAATGGAAGGGTGAAGAGACGTGTAGATTTGCATTGTGCTGCTTTTATAGCCGTCGTTTCCATCTTTGTCAAAAGCGAAGTAAGAATCGTTTAATGACAGGGTCTCTACATTGATAGTAATGGATTTCACGTTGATGAAGTACTCCACCAACGCATCCCCCACCGAGTAAACGGGAGACATGCTGTTGGGGTTTATGATCAGAGGAGTGGACTTGAGAAAAGGGGACATGTCGGATTTACTCGACGAGGAAACGTACTGATACCCCATGGGCCTCCTAGGCCCAGATTACATCCTGGAGGCCCGGACCACATTTGGTTGGGAAGCCTATCAgtgcccaggtattctcctataaataccaagtTTGAGCATACGAttgattcattcactatattgttttcagcagcacccctAGCTGCTCTTCACGCATATcatcagtcactgacttgagcgtcggaggggctacgccaggacaccttcctggcccccttctaacggtcttcttcgtgatttcaggctcaggacaatTTCCAAATCATGCGTCtgtactagtgacacttgccggaattggaccctaaatttcccatGAGTATCACCTGGCGCCGTCTGTAGGAAgatttgagttgagacgtagagatggtagggaagagagggagtagaagagctacctcagcatcatcgcatcttcagaggggacccgaacagtctcatgctgaggcgagacaggaacaacctcgtcaagataCCAGAACTGAACAACCTTTTCAAGAGACCAGGGCCGAGCAACCCCGTCCCAATGAAAATGTGaggaacttgaccctggagcagCTGGGCCAATTCATCACTCGGACAGTGGATGAAGCCATGAAAAAGAACCAAGAATCTATGTTCGCTGAGGAGCAGgccactcgccaggagcgagGAGAAAATGTTGAGGGACAGCAGAGTAGGATTGAAGAGACACAGCTCCTCCCAAGCGAAGGGAATGCGGAGATGCAAGAGATGTTGAAGGAAATACGGATGCTGAGGCAGCAGGTGGGAAACCGAGCACCGATCCCCAAGAGGGAAGTCCTTTTTCACTGGCCATTTTGGAAGAAGGGCTTCCTCCAAATTTCCGGCAgtcgaatgtggg contains the following coding sequences:
- the LOC142505912 gene encoding putative aspartic proteinase GIP2, which produces MGSLHYSFLVLLAILVSSANAQNGLYLPVRKDPKTLQHYTTFQMGSNRTNINTVIDLGAEFLWFGCDNYTSNSYSPIPCDSSKCELAKGQGCIVECHRSDPRPGCTNNTCGSTNFNPFEEFLSGEGYYEDTLYAKENVQVPQFIFSCSSNDYLQGLASGTTGMLGLARTQISLHKQVTGKLNLPDKFSLCLPSSGLGKLSIGDVSSSSKPDISPLLKSTPLIINPKSTSPVHAVGDAAVEYFIGVKSIRVNGETLSVKDSYFTFDKDGNGGTKISTIQNYTSLHTSIYKPLTRAFVKAASDMKIKSVAAVAPFRACFSSSSISKTAAGPAVPQIDLVLPGIDVYWRINGANSIVEIDRRTSCLGFVEAAPRPKPATAWPTTSIVIGTHQLEENLLVFDLVSSQLQFSSSLLAHGKSCSRV